The following are encoded in a window of Nitrospira sp. genomic DNA:
- a CDS encoding AAA family ATPase, giving the protein MKIESISLQNFRCFGPEKTSIELESGVTAFVGGNGSGKTAVFQALARLFGLTEAQRRVRRQDFHVPADQEEITSGASLRIEVILCFPELEGVAEDDREDAVAEFFLQMAASGEGEPLKSRIQLRATWTDDGTPDGNIEEEIKWVLTLEDDFEEDECKRVLPAQRGSIQLVYIPATRDVGAQVTSFLKGRLWQAARWSTKFRNSAARTATLIQNRFDREEPAKFVLERLERRWRQVHEADTDTTPLLRLVDRRFDEFVRNATFMFYPDESGRDRELVDLSDGQRSLFHIALTAATLEVERDAFAVTHSDGAFDVAKMRRAHLTILGIEEPENSLSPFFLSRIIAQCREIGSLQSAQVAVSSHSSAILSRIDPEEVRYFRIERGSRKSSVKRLSLPAGDEEASRYVRLAVKAYPELYFARFVVLGEGESERLIIPKIAEAMGMEMDPSFVPIVPLGGRHVAHFWKLLNDLRIPHATLLDLDLGRRHGGAETVRTVVETLRAIGNDLSANRCVLDGEIAVEELTDLDHGDLCDGWESNTWLQALKLEGVYFSYPVDIDFSMLSAFPVAYEHPRSGGHGPRGDAMAIKEKKAVTLKTGGDPSLFDVSYDDAFKWYPYLFVSSSKPETHLSAINRIEASELADGAPAELRALIEHVKKALALRGDEE; this is encoded by the coding sequence ATGAAAATAGAAAGCATTTCCCTTCAGAATTTTCGTTGTTTTGGACCAGAGAAGACGAGCATCGAACTCGAGTCAGGGGTTACAGCGTTTGTGGGAGGGAACGGGTCTGGGAAGACAGCTGTATTTCAGGCCTTAGCGCGTCTTTTTGGATTGACGGAGGCACAGCGGCGTGTCCGTCGTCAGGATTTTCATGTGCCGGCTGATCAAGAAGAGATCACTTCTGGGGCATCTTTACGCATAGAGGTGATCCTATGTTTTCCTGAACTCGAAGGTGTGGCAGAGGATGACCGAGAGGATGCAGTGGCGGAGTTTTTCCTTCAAATGGCTGCCTCGGGTGAGGGGGAACCGCTTAAATCGAGGATTCAACTGAGAGCTACGTGGACTGATGACGGCACACCGGATGGGAATATCGAGGAAGAGATAAAGTGGGTCCTTACGTTGGAAGATGACTTCGAAGAGGATGAATGCAAGAGAGTCCTCCCTGCGCAGCGAGGATCAATTCAGCTTGTGTATATCCCTGCTACCAGGGACGTCGGAGCACAAGTAACATCTTTCTTGAAAGGTCGTCTGTGGCAAGCTGCGCGGTGGTCAACCAAGTTTCGGAACTCCGCTGCCAGGACAGCAACTCTCATACAAAACCGTTTTGACCGGGAGGAGCCAGCGAAATTCGTACTCGAACGCCTTGAACGACGGTGGCGCCAGGTTCATGAGGCTGATACTGATACTACTCCTCTTCTAAGGCTTGTCGACAGGCGATTCGATGAATTCGTTAGAAACGCCACATTCATGTTCTATCCTGATGAATCAGGACGTGACCGAGAGCTCGTTGATTTAAGTGACGGGCAACGGTCCCTTTTTCACATAGCTCTCACAGCGGCAACCTTGGAGGTCGAGAGGGATGCTTTTGCGGTGACTCATAGTGATGGCGCTTTCGATGTGGCGAAGATGCGGAGAGCGCACCTGACGATCCTCGGAATCGAAGAGCCTGAAAACAGCCTATCGCCATTTTTTCTATCCAGAATTATTGCACAGTGCCGGGAGATTGGCAGTCTGCAATCGGCACAGGTTGCTGTTTCGAGCCACTCGTCAGCGATTTTGAGCAGGATCGATCCAGAGGAGGTTCGATATTTCCGGATTGAACGTGGGAGTCGAAAATCGTCAGTGAAAAGGCTTAGCCTTCCCGCTGGTGATGAAGAAGCCAGCAGATACGTGCGGTTAGCGGTGAAGGCATATCCCGAACTGTACTTCGCTCGCTTCGTGGTTCTCGGCGAAGGGGAATCAGAACGTTTAATCATTCCCAAAATCGCAGAGGCTATGGGTATGGAGATGGACCCCTCGTTCGTTCCGATTGTCCCTCTGGGAGGAAGACATGTGGCGCATTTCTGGAAGCTGCTGAATGATCTGCGAATCCCTCATGCGACATTATTGGATCTAGATCTTGGACGTCGCCACGGAGGAGCGGAGACCGTGCGGACGGTCGTGGAAACCTTAAGGGCAATTGGCAACGACCTTTCAGCGAACCGGTGTGTTCTGGATGGTGAGATCGCGGTAGAAGAGCTGACGGATCTTGATCACGGGGACCTGTGCGATGGTTGGGAGAGTAATACATGGTTACAAGCATTAAAATTGGAAGGGGTATATTTCTCCTACCCTGTCGATATTGATTTTTCGATGCTCTCCGCGTTTCCAGTGGCCTACGAGCATCCCAGGTCTGGAGGTCATGGGCCTCGGGGAGATGCTATGGCCATTAAAGAAAAGAAAGCCGTAACGCTAAAAACCGGCGGCGATCCAAGTCTCTTTGATGTTAGCTATGATGATGCTTTCAAATGGTACCCATACCTGTTTGTGAGTTCGAGTAAGCCCGAGACGCATCTCTCGGCCATCAACCGGATCGAGGCTTCCGAGTTGGCAGATGGGGCTCCTGCAGAGTTGAGAGCGCTTATCGAACATGTCAAGAAGGCGTTGGCGCTCAGAGGCGATGAAGAATGA
- the radC gene encoding DNA repair protein RadC, whose amino-acid sequence MPSRRSSRYTITTATAALSTAPPMPGPPLPDPVHQTRIPRIKLMAIREASLPYPARRISHSQHVFELLHDYFHGHDREEMLAILLDSKNCIIGLHTISIGSLTLSIVHPRETFKAAVLMNAAGLILAHNHPSGDATPSSEDRTLTARLTQAGDLLGIRVLDHVVVGDNRYVSFADQGWLVPTSSA is encoded by the coding sequence ATGCCCTCAAGACGTTCCAGCCGATACACGATCACCACCGCCACTGCTGCTCTTTCCACGGCACCCCCGATGCCAGGTCCTCCATTGCCCGATCCGGTTCATCAGACCCGTATCCCCAGAATCAAGCTCATGGCCATTCGAGAAGCCTCGCTTCCGTACCCAGCTCGGCGGATCTCCCATAGCCAACACGTCTTCGAGTTGCTCCACGACTACTTTCACGGCCATGATCGTGAGGAAATGCTCGCGATCCTTCTGGACAGCAAGAACTGCATCATCGGGCTCCATACCATCTCTATCGGCTCACTGACTCTGTCCATTGTGCATCCGCGCGAGACATTCAAGGCAGCTGTCCTCATGAACGCCGCCGGTCTGATTCTCGCCCACAATCATCCCAGCGGGGATGCCACGCCCAGCTCAGAAGATCGCACACTCACCGCGCGACTCACCCAAGCCGGAGATCTCTTGGGAATCAGGGTGCTCGATCATGTCGTGGTCGGCGACAACCGCTATGTCAGCTTTGCCGACCAGGGCTGGCTCGTACCGACCTCGTCCGCTTAA
- a CDS encoding GNAT family N-acetyltransferase — protein MSVPAWHEEPIAKHHDRKAFDCGDAAMNEFLHRYARQSHDAGGAKTFLAIDNADNTTVLGFYSLAPGALAYADTPEMVRRGLARHDVPGFRLARLATHVRLQGKGLGGQLLAAAGRRCLRAAASVGGVILIIDAKNERAADWYTAYGAVPLATTPRTLVMSLATFAPALKAKGRG, from the coding sequence ATGAGCGTCCCGGCTTGGCACGAGGAGCCGATCGCGAAACACCACGACCGCAAGGCCTTTGACTGCGGCGATGCGGCGATGAACGAGTTCCTGCATCGATACGCCCGCCAAAGTCACGACGCAGGCGGCGCGAAAACCTTCCTCGCGATCGACAATGCCGACAACACGACGGTCCTTGGCTTCTACAGCCTCGCGCCCGGCGCGCTCGCGTATGCGGACACGCCGGAGATGGTGCGGCGTGGCCTCGCACGTCACGATGTGCCGGGCTTTCGGCTCGCGCGTCTCGCGACACACGTGCGGCTGCAAGGGAAGGGCTTGGGTGGCCAGCTCCTTGCGGCAGCCGGCCGTCGCTGCCTGCGCGCCGCGGCCAGCGTTGGCGGCGTGATCCTTATCATCGATGCGAAGAACGAACGCGCCGCCGACTGGTACACCGCGTACGGTGCCGTGCCCTTAGCCACGACGCCGCGCACGCTCGTCATGTCCCTGGCGACGTTTGCACCAGCATTGAAGGCCAAGGGCCGGGGATAA
- a CDS encoding helix-turn-helix domain-containing protein → MTKAGKHIITGAKDALDMLHGNASGRVHTIRTADIDVRKIRSRLKMTQQDFSATFGIPIPTLKKWEVGKRVPEGPAKGYLMVIDKNPSAVKRALQSL, encoded by the coding sequence ATGACCAAGGCAGGCAAACACATCATCACCGGCGCAAAGGACGCGCTCGACATGCTGCACGGGAACGCGTCCGGTAGGGTGCACACCATCCGCACCGCGGACATCGACGTGCGGAAAATCCGCAGCCGCCTCAAAATGACTCAGCAGGATTTCTCCGCAACATTCGGCATTCCCATCCCGACCCTGAAAAAGTGGGAAGTCGGGAAGCGCGTGCCGGAAGGCCCCGCGAAAGGCTACCTCATGGTTATCGACAAGAACCCGTCAGCCGTGAAAAGAGCGCTTCAATCGCTTTAG
- a CDS encoding tyrosine-type recombinase/integrase: protein MPDQSVTSPAAPPSALDYDEAATWVAQYLSACEVELAAETLDTYRRKLSRFLSWWAGLTPRPLCTAQLAFRYARHLQDQAGSSRSHNLHFAVLRRWGWYLVTQGRLETNPWQRVVPPRQPVQLSTDWLVFREIKQLLQSFDCEKLSQHRDAVLCRLMLKTGARETELARARLKDLRPIGPDGTEAWLTLQSKGKQTEEPVLIVASLKQDLDDYLRRRYPSGAYPPDAPLFTTYTDDDERPMPPREMRRRITAALRRAGIKRPGITPLSLRHTAGKQALAKKAPPVAVQEMLRHEHIRTTKRLIDQEHRRATAAERFLSHY, encoded by the coding sequence ATGCCTGACCAGTCTGTCACCTCCCCTGCGGCTCCCCCATCGGCCCTCGATTATGACGAGGCTGCCACCTGGGTCGCACAGTATCTCTCGGCCTGTGAGGTCGAACTCGCCGCCGAGACCCTCGACACCTATCGGCGGAAACTCTCGCGGTTTCTCTCCTGGTGGGCGGGCCTCACCCCCCGTCCACTCTGTACCGCGCAATTGGCGTTTCGCTATGCCCGTCACCTCCAGGACCAAGCCGGCTCCAGTCGATCCCACAATCTCCATTTTGCCGTCCTCCGACGCTGGGGCTGGTATCTCGTCACGCAAGGACGTCTCGAGACCAATCCGTGGCAGCGGGTCGTGCCCCCACGCCAACCGGTCCAGTTGTCGACCGACTGGTTAGTCTTTCGGGAAATCAAACAGCTCTTACAGAGTTTCGACTGTGAGAAACTCAGTCAGCACCGTGACGCCGTCCTCTGCCGGCTGATGTTAAAAACCGGCGCGCGAGAAACGGAACTGGCGCGGGCCCGTCTCAAGGATCTCCGGCCCATCGGGCCGGATGGAACAGAAGCCTGGCTGACGCTACAGAGCAAAGGGAAGCAGACAGAGGAACCCGTGCTCATCGTGGCGTCGCTCAAACAGGATCTGGATGATTATCTGCGGCGACGCTATCCGAGCGGCGCCTACCCTCCCGACGCGCCCCTCTTCACCACGTACACGGACGACGACGAACGGCCGATGCCGCCGAGAGAAATGCGACGCCGCATCACGGCCGCCTTGCGCCGCGCCGGGATCAAACGGCCGGGCATTACGCCCCTCTCCCTGCGGCACACCGCCGGCAAGCAGGCCTTGGCTAAAAAAGCGCCGCCGGTGGCCGTCCAAGAGATGCTGCGGCATGAACATATCCGCACCACGAAACGCTTGATCGACCAGGAACATCGCCGCGCCACGGCCGCCGAACGGTTTCTCTCTCATTACTAA
- a CDS encoding ATP-dependent helicase — MMLMSPEAWRPHGIDDLEPRAWEALRETSQSVCVTAGAGSGKTEFLAQKATYLLQTGLCRDPKRILAISFKRDAAYNLADRVARRCPPEQARRLDSFTFDAFTKGLLDRFRLAIPEFLRPPLDYQIVFHQRRDYEQFLERHGFYGLQAGELESALATTRLPLNENEGTGGVYAAVTAYWREQYRNPAGVGLTFAMINRLVELVLRIHPGIRGAFQMTYPFIFLDEFQDTTSAQFQLLTTALDGSDSVLTAVGDDKQRIMGWAGAMPDGFSQFETTFSAGRVQLLSNWRSHEDLVRIQHVIACRIDPESECPEARAEREVHGDVAAIWEFGDPEAERSRLADWIAEEVESGNVEPHDIAILVRSHADRAEEDLAPALARRGIRLRNTARFVGDIDIQSLLGEELTAILMPLLRLGAKMRSPEDWDRAQQTIQFLESLDPDDGPDQEQLQTRLGDFVRALRRSMREVDLNPDSASEMVRRVLDFVGVSLVRQNIPAYRRQHDFERVWNGFVALLRECAQGASSWDEVLNEFEGVGQVVLMTIHKSKGLEFHTMIFYGLDNQTWWSLTPNQREELNSFFVAFTRAKQRAFFTFCSERGQPIAWIENLLAPAGLRRIQRGTD, encoded by the coding sequence ATGATGCTTATGAGTCCTGAAGCCTGGCGACCGCATGGCATTGATGATCTGGAACCGCGCGCGTGGGAAGCATTGCGGGAAACGAGTCAGAGCGTTTGCGTTACTGCAGGAGCGGGATCAGGTAAAACTGAGTTCCTTGCACAAAAAGCGACTTATCTTCTTCAGACAGGTCTTTGCCGCGATCCCAAACGGATACTCGCGATCAGTTTCAAGCGGGATGCTGCTTACAATCTGGCGGATCGGGTGGCCAGACGGTGCCCACCGGAACAGGCGCGGCGGTTAGATTCATTTACCTTCGATGCTTTTACAAAGGGGCTATTGGATAGATTCCGGCTAGCGATTCCTGAGTTTTTGCGTCCGCCGCTAGACTATCAAATAGTATTTCACCAACGTAGAGATTATGAACAGTTTCTTGAAAGGCATGGCTTCTACGGCTTGCAAGCGGGAGAGCTAGAATCTGCCTTGGCGACGACTCGTCTCCCACTAAATGAAAATGAAGGCACCGGGGGAGTGTACGCGGCAGTCACCGCCTATTGGCGGGAGCAGTACAGGAATCCCGCAGGGGTTGGACTTACGTTCGCGATGATAAATCGTCTCGTAGAGTTGGTTCTCCGGATACATCCTGGTATTCGCGGCGCGTTTCAGATGACTTATCCATTCATTTTTCTTGACGAATTCCAAGACACAACCTCGGCTCAGTTTCAGCTTCTCACGACAGCGCTGGATGGGAGCGACTCAGTGTTGACGGCGGTTGGTGATGACAAGCAACGGATAATGGGGTGGGCGGGAGCAATGCCGGATGGTTTTTCTCAGTTTGAGACTACTTTCTCTGCCGGTCGAGTGCAGCTATTGTCAAACTGGCGTTCGCACGAAGATCTTGTCCGCATTCAGCATGTGATCGCGTGTCGCATTGACCCAGAGAGTGAATGCCCTGAAGCCAGGGCCGAGCGTGAGGTTCATGGAGATGTCGCCGCCATTTGGGAGTTTGGAGATCCCGAGGCGGAGAGAAGCCGTCTGGCTGATTGGATCGCGGAGGAAGTGGAATCTGGAAACGTTGAGCCGCATGACATAGCGATTCTGGTTCGAAGCCATGCCGATCGGGCTGAAGAGGATTTAGCGCCGGCCCTTGCACGCCGGGGTATCAGGTTAAGAAATACGGCCAGGTTTGTCGGTGACATAGATATCCAAAGTCTTCTAGGGGAGGAACTCACCGCGATATTGATGCCCCTTCTTCGCCTAGGAGCGAAGATGAGGAGTCCGGAGGATTGGGACCGAGCTCAACAAACGATACAGTTTCTCGAAAGCCTTGACCCGGATGACGGACCTGATCAGGAACAGCTACAGACAAGACTCGGTGATTTTGTGCGCGCTTTGCGTCGCTCTATGAGAGAGGTGGATCTCAATCCAGATTCAGCAAGTGAGATGGTAAGGCGAGTTCTTGATTTTGTGGGAGTGTCGTTGGTCCGGCAGAACATTCCGGCATATAGACGCCAGCACGACTTCGAACGGGTCTGGAACGGGTTTGTTGCGCTTCTCCGGGAATGCGCACAGGGGGCTAGTTCGTGGGATGAAGTGCTGAATGAGTTCGAGGGAGTTGGTCAAGTTGTTCTTATGACGATTCACAAAAGTAAAGGGCTTGAGTTTCATACGATGATCTTTTACGGGCTTGATAACCAAACATGGTGGAGTCTTACGCCAAATCAACGGGAAGAATTGAATTCCTTCTTCGTCGCATTCACCCGCGCCAAGCAACGCGCATTTTTTACGTTCTGCAGTGAGCGTGGGCAACCCATAGCTTGGATTGAGAACTTGCTAGCGCCGGCTGGTCTGCGTCGAATACAGAGAGGGACAGATTGA
- a CDS encoding zinc-ribbon domain-containing protein — protein MRTSNPPQRRRASLSDRLPELAAEWHPTLNGALTFDRLSTASTIPVWWQCLRMPTHVWQASLKSRYSKHSGCRRCRLALRTYQGIAFCNRTLAVTSPAIAATWHPTKNGALTPHDVTLNSRYRAWWQCPIDPTHVFDTTVNNRRRSGCPYCAGHRIRKTSTRQRSADQLLTTLPHLAKEWHPDLNEDRTPANFSTGSALIVWWQCPRDNKHTYLASIRSRTRLKFPVSCPECRRIKRELIRLHREAHTPMVVR, from the coding sequence ATGCGGACATCCAACCCCCCACAGCGACGACGAGCCTCGCTCAGCGACCGGCTGCCCGAGCTGGCCGCGGAATGGCACCCAACCCTCAACGGAGCGCTCACCTTCGACCGATTAAGCACCGCTTCCACCATTCCCGTCTGGTGGCAATGCCTCCGGATGCCCACACACGTTTGGCAGGCCTCGCTCAAATCCCGCTATAGTAAGCACAGCGGCTGCCGACGCTGCCGCCTGGCTCTGAGAACCTATCAGGGCATCGCGTTTTGCAACCGGACGCTGGCCGTCACATCCCCGGCGATCGCCGCCACGTGGCATCCCACAAAGAACGGCGCCCTCACCCCCCACGATGTCACCCTCAATTCACGCTATCGGGCGTGGTGGCAATGTCCGATCGATCCGACGCATGTGTTTGATACCACCGTCAATAATCGACGGCGGAGCGGATGCCCGTATTGTGCCGGCCATCGCATCCGAAAAACCAGTACGCGACAGCGCAGCGCTGACCAGCTGCTCACCACACTTCCGCACCTGGCGAAAGAATGGCATCCGGATCTCAACGAGGATCGCACCCCGGCGAATTTCTCCACCGGATCCGCACTCATCGTCTGGTGGCAATGTCCTCGAGACAACAAACACACCTATCTCGCCAGTATCCGTTCCCGAACCCGCCTGAAGTTCCCGGTCTCCTGCCCCGAGTGCCGACGCATCAAACGCGAGCTGATCCGCCTCCATCGGGAAGCGCATACCCCTATGGTAGTGAGGTAA
- a CDS encoding HU family DNA-binding protein produces MAKSLTKSQIADHLAQKSGLTKKAVIQFLADYAGLAYREAKNGFPINGLGKLVLRNRKARIGRNPQTGEEIKIPAKRVVKFRIAKAAKNAILGSK; encoded by the coding sequence ATGGCAAAATCCTTAACCAAATCCCAAATCGCCGATCATCTTGCACAAAAGTCAGGCTTGACGAAAAAAGCCGTCATCCAATTCCTTGCTGACTACGCCGGGCTTGCCTATCGAGAAGCCAAAAATGGTTTTCCGATTAACGGACTAGGAAAGCTTGTTCTCCGTAACCGGAAGGCCAGAATCGGACGCAATCCTCAAACCGGTGAAGAGATCAAGATTCCGGCCAAGCGGGTGGTCAAGTTCCGTATCGCCAAGGCAGCCAAGAACGCCATCCTCGGCAGTAAATAA
- a CDS encoding tyrosine-type recombinase/integrase: MAPFAPEQCALIRTLLAAEKKIRDLALFNTAIDTMLRASDLLPLRVIDVTDHNGDVVHEFTIRQKKTGAGHVVALSPETRNSIADWLLASDKNKDPEAFLWTSIGNRKTGRHLTREQYANLVKKWSSLARVDPRRHSTHSMRRTKSAAIYDKTQNLAACQHLLGHKSIGSTAHYLGVDQRKALDLAKRIKI, from the coding sequence ATGGCACCATTCGCGCCAGAACAATGTGCCCTGATCCGCACCCTGCTCGCCGCAGAAAAGAAAATTCGGGATCTGGCGTTGTTCAACACGGCGATCGATACCATGCTCCGCGCCTCCGACCTGCTTCCCTTACGAGTCATCGATGTCACGGATCACAACGGCGATGTCGTCCATGAATTTACGATCCGCCAGAAAAAGACCGGTGCCGGCCACGTCGTGGCGCTGTCGCCGGAGACTCGGAATTCGATTGCCGACTGGCTGCTGGCATCGGACAAAAACAAAGACCCGGAAGCGTTCCTGTGGACCAGTATCGGCAATCGCAAAACCGGCCGTCATCTGACCCGCGAACAATATGCCAACCTGGTCAAGAAATGGTCGTCTCTTGCCCGCGTAGATCCCCGGCGGCACAGCACACACTCGATGCGCCGGACGAAATCGGCGGCAATCTATGACAAGACGCAAAACCTTGCGGCCTGCCAGCACCTGCTGGGCCACAAGAGCATCGGCAGCACGGCGCACTATCTGGGAGTTGATCAGCGCAAGGCGCTCGATCTGGCAAAGAGGATTAAAATCTGA
- a CDS encoding DUF1778 domain-containing protein yields the protein MPRVAIDDNKRMNLRVRPEQKATLVRAAALSNTDLTNFVLQPALREAKRVIEEAERLMLSERDSLTVLKLLETPPPPNARLRKALASLATEP from the coding sequence ATGCCCCGGGTTGCGATCGACGATAACAAGCGGATGAATCTCCGGGTGCGGCCGGAACAGAAGGCCACGCTCGTGCGGGCGGCGGCGTTGAGCAACACGGACCTGACGAATTTCGTGCTCCAACCGGCCTTGCGCGAAGCCAAGCGGGTGATCGAAGAGGCCGAGCGCCTCATGCTGTCGGAGCGGGACAGCCTCACAGTGCTGAAGCTGCTCGAAACGCCGCCGCCGCCGAACGCCCGGCTCAGGAAGGCGCTCGCCTCGTTAGCGACAGAGCCATGA
- a CDS encoding ATP-binding protein translates to MIKRHAQDKIMNLLQIFPAVGILGPRQAGKTTLALQIANTLRPEPIYLDLEDEGDRLKLSDPRYYFKTHEGRLIILDEIQRLPEIFTTLRGVIDRRRRAGEKSAQFLILGSASLDLLQQSSESLAGRIAYRELGGITAWEGAQDKKLSADMLWVRGGFPSSLLATSDAESFEWRKTFIRTYLERDIPQIGPRIPASTLRRLWTMLAHHQRGQVNIAQLAGSLDLSSRTTKRYVELLEDLLLVRTLRPWYGNIGKRLVKAPKIYIRDSGLLHTLLGLSTLEDILGHSIAGASWEGFALENLLSVLPDDALPWFYRTAAGAEIDLVIEQGTRRRIAIEIKRSLAPKPAKGFYIGCEDIHATHRFVVYPGKDTFSLSEHLTVAPLVDVMETLQELTNTT, encoded by the coding sequence ATGATTAAGCGACATGCTCAAGACAAGATCATGAACCTGCTCCAGATTTTTCCCGCTGTTGGCATACTGGGGCCGAGGCAAGCAGGAAAAACGACACTGGCACTCCAGATCGCCAACACCCTGCGCCCAGAACCGATCTATCTCGATCTTGAAGATGAAGGAGATCGCCTCAAACTGAGTGATCCCAGGTATTACTTCAAAACACATGAGGGGCGGCTGATTATTCTTGATGAAATTCAGCGCTTGCCCGAGATTTTTACTACTCTGCGAGGTGTTATCGACCGCCGACGCCGTGCCGGGGAAAAATCCGCCCAGTTTCTGATTCTGGGTTCTGCATCGCTTGACCTGCTGCAGCAATCTTCTGAGTCCCTCGCCGGCAGGATTGCTTACAGAGAACTGGGTGGCATCACAGCCTGGGAGGGCGCACAAGATAAAAAACTGTCCGCAGATATGCTATGGGTGCGCGGCGGGTTCCCCTCCAGTCTCCTGGCTACCTCGGACGCTGAAAGTTTTGAGTGGCGCAAGACTTTTATTCGCACCTATCTTGAACGAGATATTCCACAAATCGGCCCGCGTATTCCTGCATCGACTTTGCGCCGCCTCTGGACGATGCTGGCGCATCATCAGCGCGGACAAGTCAATATTGCCCAGCTTGCCGGCAGCCTTGACCTGTCGTCACGTACAACGAAACGCTATGTAGAGCTTCTGGAGGATTTGCTGCTCGTTCGCACGCTCCGGCCCTGGTACGGCAATATCGGGAAACGGCTCGTCAAAGCGCCAAAGATTTATATTCGTGACAGTGGCCTGTTGCATACGTTGCTGGGACTTTCAACGCTAGAAGATATCCTCGGTCATTCCATCGCGGGAGCAAGCTGGGAAGGCTTTGCGCTTGAGAATCTTCTGAGCGTGCTGCCTGATGATGCGCTTCCGTGGTTTTACCGCACAGCAGCGGGCGCTGAAATTGATCTGGTGATTGAGCAAGGCACACGTCGCCGGATCGCCATCGAAATCAAACGCTCACTTGCGCCCAAACCCGCGAAGGGATTTTATATAGGATGTGAGGATATCCACGCGACGCACCGATTCGTCGTGTATCCCGGCAAGGACACGTTTTCTCTGTCTGAACATCTGACTGTTGCTCCGTTGGTCGATGTAATGGAAACATTGCAAGAACTGACGAATACCACATAG
- a CDS encoding nucleotidyl transferase AbiEii/AbiGii toxin family protein: MAGPLSNLPASIHQRLLNQAKEQDRPLQELLQYFAIERFLFRLSQSPHATRFYLKGALMLRLWDAPLSRPTIDVDLMGRQALSQEELAQVIKDVCVQKVLDDGCLFEAATVRVQPIRLEDQYGGIRVTFIAHIGKMRLNMQVDVGFGDVIVPGPIPIDFPALLDFPSPHLLAYSPESAIAEKFQAMVILDSANSRMKDFYDIWLLANARPFDGSVLSQALEATFTRRQTTFPDEIPTALTDRFVKDPIKQQQWKAFVRKGHLVAQQVSLSEVVELLRGFLLPPMRAVAKRAMFHRHWPAGGPWT, encoded by the coding sequence ATGGCCGGACCTCTGTCCAATCTTCCGGCATCGATTCATCAGCGGTTGCTCAATCAAGCCAAGGAGCAGGATCGGCCTCTTCAAGAGTTGCTCCAGTATTTTGCCATTGAACGATTCCTCTTCCGCCTCAGCCAATCGCCGCATGCCACCCGGTTTTATCTCAAGGGGGCGCTCATGCTTCGGCTCTGGGATGCGCCTCTGTCGCGCCCGACGATCGATGTCGATCTGATGGGGCGGCAGGCGCTATCCCAGGAAGAGCTGGCGCAGGTCATCAAGGACGTGTGTGTCCAAAAGGTGCTGGATGACGGATGCCTTTTCGAAGCCGCAACCGTGCGAGTCCAGCCCATTCGTCTTGAGGATCAGTACGGGGGCATCCGTGTCACGTTCATTGCCCATATCGGAAAGATGCGGCTCAACATGCAGGTGGATGTAGGATTTGGTGACGTCATCGTTCCAGGGCCAATTCCGATTGATTTCCCAGCGTTACTGGATTTTCCGTCACCCCATCTTCTGGCGTACTCTCCTGAGAGTGCGATCGCGGAGAAGTTTCAGGCGATGGTGATTCTGGATTCAGCGAATAGCCGCATGAAGGATTTTTATGACATTTGGCTGCTTGCCAACGCGCGTCCATTTGATGGCTCTGTCTTGAGCCAAGCGCTCGAGGCTACGTTCACACGGCGACAGACGACATTTCCGGATGAAATCCCCACCGCTTTGACAGATCGCTTTGTGAAGGATCCCATTAAACAACAGCAGTGGAAGGCCTTTGTCCGGAAAGGCCATCTTGTGGCGCAACAGGTGTCACTCAGTGAGGTCGTGGAACTACTTCGAGGCTTTCTCCTGCCTCCCATGCGAGCGGTTGCCAAGAGGGCGATGTTTCACCGTCATTGGCCAGCCGGCGGGCCTTGGACGTGA